Part of the Vigna angularis cultivar LongXiaoDou No.4 chromosome 1, ASM1680809v1, whole genome shotgun sequence genome, CAAAAGGTAGCCTTTCACTCCTGTTTTAAAACCcagtaaaacacattttcttgcacgaggttgaaattttgttctatgagtttgaagagttgaagcatagcaaagtgagccaaaaactcgtaagtaagtaatgtcaggtttaacattgtgtaacagctgagatggagaaaaatatgtcaaaactttggaaggtaaaatattaatgagttgcACAGCATAACGAACAGCAAAAGACCAGAAAATTATGGGCAAatgggattgaaacattaaagatctagcaacattgagaatgtgttgatgttttctctcaatgactccattttgttgaggtgtttcaacacatgataattgatgttgtatccctttttgtctataaaaatctgtcattgcaaactcattaccattatctgatctaacagcttttacatcaatgccaaattgtgtttttatataagaaacaaagccaATAAGTTGTGATCTTGTATCTGATTTACTTGTCATTAATTTAATCCATGTGTATCTAGACATATCATCCACTatagttaagaaatatttgaaaccatcaaCAGAAGAAGTACTATAGGGcccccaaatatcaacatgaattaaatcaaaagaaGCTTTTGAAACAGTAGTACTTAATTGAAAAGGTAATTTTCTTTGCTTAGAATAATGACAAGCATCACAATGCGTGTATTTTGTATTGGGTAAAGTGGCATACATGTTGCGTAATTTGgtataacaagaaaaagaaggatgccCTAGTCTATAGTGCCAAATATCTATAGAGTTATGTCTTATTGTAGAACAAGCAATAGAATTCTCAGAAGTAATAGCAGCTGGTGAACCAAGGGGTGTGGGTGCAGGAACTATCATGACATACAAGTCATCTCTTTCTTCAGCTTTGCCAATCATCTGCAAGGTTGACTTGTCCTGTATTTCACAGGAAAATTCAGAAATGTTAAGTTTACAAGATAGAGATTTAGTTAACTTTGTGACCGAAATAAGATTGACAGAAAAATTAGGAATAAACAAGACATTATGTAAAGTAAGGTGTGGGCTAAGTGAAACAGTGCCagaaaaatgagcaaatgaagaGTTCTTGTTGGGTAGTGATACTGTAATTGGTGAGATtctatgataagaaataaaatgagacaaagaattagatatatgatcagtagcacctgTGTCTAGAATCCATTTGGAATAGATATTACCTTGAGGCTGGGAAGAAGTGGAAGCATTATGAGAGCTCACTAGATTAGTAGAATGTGGGATTGTGGGATTAGATTGAGGAAGAAGTGCCAATAAACCATGAATTTGCTCTTGAGAAAGTCCCAAAATTGCGGAATGTGATTGTGCCGGAGAATTATTATAAGAAGGAACTACTGTAGAAGAATCTGTTGTAACATTGTGGACTCTTTTGGATTTGAGATCAGGTGGTAATCCATGTATTAGAAAGCAAGTATCAATGGTGTGGTTTGTCCTGCCACAGTGAGTGCATTGTCGAGGTGCACCAAACCTTCCCCCTGAGGAACGAGCCTGAGAACCTTGATAACGAGCCTGAGAACCTTGATATGAAGATCTTCCCCGGCCATAATCATTGGCAGGAGAGGGTTTACCTCTGCCATTGAAGGTAGAAAAAGAAGGTTTAGATTGAGAAACTTGTGACGCCATGACTGGAGGTTGAGAAAGAATTCCTGATTGTAATTGTCGCTCATGTTGAATTATCATCGAAAAAATTTTGGGTAAAGAAGGCAAGGGATCCATGAGAAGGATCTGAGAGCGAACAACAGAGTAATTATCATTCAAGCCTctaagaaaacaaagaacacaatcattttcacgatattccttcattgtcttagaaacaacacaacaagaAGCAGAAGATTGGCATTCAGGAATAGGGCGAAAATTGCAAAGTTCATCCAGAGAATCTTCATTTTAGTGTAATATGCAGTAACACTTAGATCAGATTGATGCATTGAATAAAGATCTTGATGCAATTGTGAAATTCGAACAGAATCACCTTGGGAGAAACGATCTTTGAGATCCTTCCATGCCGTAGCAGCAGAGTCAATCCAAATAATACTTGTAGCAATCTCATGAGAAACAGAATGATTGATCCAAGATAAAACTAGATTATTGCAACGCTTCCATGCTTGAACCATTGGATCTGTACCAGCTGGACAAGGAATGGAACCATCAACAAAGCcaaatttattcttcatttgtaGTGCCATAGACATCGAGCGAGCCCATCCATGATAATTGTGACCTTCAAGAATCGGGGAAACAAGCACCAATGAAGGATTCTCATTAGGATGAATGTAATAGTCATGTGTTGTATCTTGCAACGATGCGAGAGTAACAGAGGGAGTAGCcataaaaggagaagaaaaaggcaGAAAAGCCAAGAACGAAAGGTAGAAAATGAAGATCTGGACAGGAAAAGAATTGGTTGCGGAAGAacgtgataaaaaattaattttcttctgataccatgttatgagaaaagaaaggataggaattgtatttcttattccataagaagagagtacaattttacatgtatataattgtttgaaacaatatataaacggaatataaatataaaaatagaatataaatatatgaagataaatgcacaggtatgaacggaaaataaattaaatccaatagaGGATGAATAGATAGTTGTTGGGAAAAATGTAGTGTTAAAGAATGTAGGAGGGTGTGATGGGATGAAAAGGGTCAAGAATGGAGTTGCTTGTAGAATAACATAGGAAAGATAAGGTGGAGGCTCTAAGAGAGGGTTTAATGGTGGAAAGAGTGAAAAGGAAGAAATGATTATAGGAGGACAAAAACGTGGAAGTTGCCATCATGGTTAGAGATGCCCAATAACCACGACCTCCAGGTTCATCACCACCAAGCTCACACTTCAAGTTGCGTCATCATAGTCCCATCAATTTGGGCTTACCACCACCTAGCTTATCACTTCCAGGCTCGTCATTATAATCACTGTCAACCTCGACACCTTAACCATCGGGTTGCCTCCATGGTCACCACTTCGAAGTTCAATACTACTGATAATTGACgttatcatgttttttttattatgtatgtttttattttttatgagtatttttattattaccttttagataattaaggttttattatataattttagatttgtGAAATATTGTATACATCAAAATctcataaaactaaaaaatatatcaaagactataattcaagaaaaaattattaaactacaTTTGTCAAGCCTAGTCAGTTTTGTTTAATTCGTCCAGCAATCAAAGGCAAGTTTCCCAATGAGTAGCCCAAGTTACCTGATTACTTTAGTTCGCCCAATGAGTACTTGTACTGGgagatattaaataaatgtatcaTAGGTAAAACAAAGATACATTCTTCCATTATCATGATTAGAAGCCTGAGGTGCTAAAGAGAGGTTATGGGAAGGCTATTTGGGATGTTGGGAAGCTCTCTCTTCTCCTCTTTGGCATAGAGGTTTTACCCCTTTTAGGTTAAAAAGGAAGATGAGTTTCAAAATTGATGATGGAGATAAGAATGGGATGTGTTATTAAAGCGTGGAGCAACTACCAAGAACCTTGAGAGAGACCTTGGTTATGATTTATGGTTTCAAATTCTTTCCTATTCTTCAATTTTGTAAACCCTAGGTTTTCCACAATGAAAAACTACTAAACCTATTTGTTGagattaaatgtaataaatttatttcttatatattttgtgAGGTTAATactaatgtttttttctttccaatgttagtatttgatttatatgtttaatactTGTTGTGACTTGAACAACTCCTACTTGATTGTTGTTCTTGAGGGGTTGAAAAATGTCTTTTGAACTTGAAACTAAAATTAAGTACCTAATGAAAATTGTATCGAGGGATAAAACTTTCTTTATTAGTAATTTCAAGACTCTTGAACTTAATGCATAATTTCATTTGTTGATGATTCAAGGGATAGACTTTAATGAGTTGACTTTGATGTGTTATCATAGGTTAAAAGTTTATATAGATAAGATTTGAGTATATTTGTAAGTTGTCTTTGATATAAAATTGGAATTAAGATATATGTGAATGTTGTGCacaaactatttaataaaaatataaaagaattagtTGTACTTTTGTAGATTTTATTATCTAATGTTGCGAATTAAGAGTGTTGCAcaaatcttttgaaaaaaatgatagttgaattttttactttattacttATGTTATTATTTGATACACTTCTTATGTAATAACAAccactaaaattaattataaataatgtaaatatgtaattttaagaaaagaaataaaatataattatatatcgTCACATGGATATTTTACTCTAATTCACTTTATAGCACTATTTATCACACAAAGATGTCTTTAACGTTAAgaacattttacttttttttttcataaaacattGGAACGAAATTTGTACAGATTTTAATTTAGATACCAAATGgaattttagttaataattaaaaaaacatgtttaatcctttAGATATGATTTTTTAGGCATTAATGATAATCTGCACtgaacataaattttttatattagtgatatattttttaattttagattgattaattgatttatgctatgaagattttttttatcaatatggTGAAGTTTAAAGGGTAAATAAACAAtgatgtttaataattttcttatccATTCCTTTTAATAGATtatctttttacatttttttcacttacttaaatttaattatcgaaataaataaataatcaatatcagtttttataatttttggtaGAAGTCAATCTATTCTTATGAAAGTCTTTTAagtattgatttatttaattgatatctAAGTCaataataaatgtgttttattattattgttaaataatttatatgaattatttattattccTAGTCtatcttattttgttttggttgcTATTGTCTTGCAATTATGATGTGTGTTTACTGTGAACAAATACTAATGCATCCAAGACGGTTCCAAAGCCAGCACTATTAACAATGTTCTTctcctatgttttgaaatttttaaacaatttattttaaaaatttatcttattcTTATCAaggaataatttataaatattcctGTATGTCTATGTCTCTAAGACTCCACcattttatctaaattttgtATTCATAACAGAAGAAAGAGAAGTTGGGTACGAGGCCTTTCAAATTtcgataaagaaaaagaaaaatattttgtaacaattttttttgacaatttttttacactATTTATATGTTAGTTGATTATTAATCCGTTTTAAATATACATgctgataaaataataacatatgctttattataaaaaagttattaaaaaaaattattatgatgCTAATTCGCCAATACCTAACAATTTGTAGCATGTCCTAAATCACCACGTGTTGATTACTTTAGataatatatagtaaaatactataccatttttttttcaaatattttttatctgcTCAAATTATCGTAAATTTATGTTGAAGTTAAATATATAGctataaactatttaataaataaaatagatatactaatataaacataataaataaataatatatatcaattattttacaTGGTTCAATTCagaaaatattaactttacGTTGAGGATAAACATATGAATATAAATCAACCAAGAAAACGTTATAAAAATTTGACAAAATCACTTTATAATTTGTGGTCACTTTTTGAAAACTCAAACAAATCATTgcaaatataattttgatatatttgagCATCagttttta contains:
- the LOC128194724 gene encoding uncharacterized protein LOC128194724, with protein sequence MATPSVTLASLQDTTHDYYIHPNENPSLVLVSPILEGHNYHGWARSMSMALQMKNKFGFVDGSIPCPAGTDPMVQAWKRCNNLVLSWINHSVSHEIATSIIWIDSAATAWKDLKDRFSQEVNPLLPMIMAGEDLHIKVLRLVIKVLRLVPQGEGLVHLDNALTVAGQTTPLILAF